Sequence from the Verrucomicrobiia bacterium genome:
ATGTCGTCCAGCCCGTGGTAGAGGCGTTTTTTGACGGCGGGATCGATGTCGAAGTGAAAGCTGATTTCCTCGTCCAGATGCAGGACCACGCGCTGCTCGTCCAGGTCTACCGTGGCTTCCAATCCCGGAAACCGTCCGATCATCTGAAAAATTTCCTCGACTTCAGCCTCGCCCAGCTCCACGGTCAATAAGCCGTTTTTCCCGCTGTTGTTGCGGAAGATGTCCGCGAAGCCGGGAATGCGCGCATTGCCTTCGCCTTTGCGCGGAGCGATCACGGCCTTGAAGCCGTATTGATGCACGGCCCACACCGCATGCTCGCGGCTCGAACCGCAGCCGAAATTATTGCGCGCGACCAGGATGCTCGCTTTTTGGAACGCGGGTCTGTTGAGAGGGAAGTCCGCGTTCGGGCTTCCGTCCGCCTTGTAGCGCCAGTCGTAGAAAAGATATTCGCCGAAGCCTGTGCGCTTGATGGATTTCAGAAATTGCTTGGCGATGATCTGGTCCGTGTCCACGTTGGCCGTGTCGAGCGGGGCGAGAACGCCGCGATGGGTTTGGAAGGCTTCCATTATTTCCAGCTCCTTAAATCCACAAAGTGTCCCGCGACGGCGGCCGCGGCCGCCATTTCCGGGCTGACCAGATGCGTCCGGCCGCCTTTGCCCTGGCGTCCTTCGAAGTTGCGATTGGAAGTCGAAGCGCAGCGTTCGCCCGGGCTCAGCTGGTCCGGATTCATGGCCAGGCACATGCTGCAGCCGGATTGGCGCCAGTCGCAGCCCGCGGCCCGAAAGATTTTGTCGAGGCCTTCGGCTTCGGCCTGAGCGCGCACGGCCTGCGAGCCGGGGACGATGAGCGCCCGGATGCCCTGCGCGACCTTGCGGCCTTTCAATATTTGGGCGGAGGCGCGCAGGTCTTCGATGCGGCCGTTCGTGCAGCTTCCGATGAAGATGGTATTGATCTTGATGTCGGTGAGCGGCGTGCCGGGCTTGAGGCCCATGTAATTCAGCGCCTGCTCCACATCCTTTTTGCTGTAGCCGGGAACTTTGTCCGGTTCCGGAATGCGTCCCGTGACGTCCATGACCATGCCGGGATTTGTGCCCCAGGTCACCTGCGGCGCGACTTCCGCGGCATTGATGACGAGCTCGCGGTCGTATTTCGCGCCGGCGTCAGAAGGAAGCGTTTTCCAGAAGGCCAGCGCCTTGTCCCAGGCCGCGCCTTGGGGAACAAACGGGCGGTTTCCTTTGGAAAGATATTCGTACGTGATTTCGTCCGGCGCGATCAGTCCCGCGCGCGCTCCGGCCTCGATGCTCATGTTGCACATGGTCATGCGGGCTTCCATGGAAAGCGAGCGGACCGCGTCGCCGCAGTATTCGAGCACGTACCCCGTGCCGCCGGCGGTTCCGATGATGCCGATCATTTTCAGGATCAGGTCTTTGGCGGTCACGAAAGGCTGCATCTTGCCGCGGAATTCGACTTTGAAAGTTTTGGGCCGCTGCTGCGGCAGGCATTGCGTGGCCAGGACATGCTCGACTTCGGAAGTACCGATGCCGAAGGCCAGCGCGCCGAAAGCGCCGTGCGTGGACGTGTGCGAATCGCCGCAGACAATGGTCGTGCCGGGCAGCGTGAGGCCGAGCTCGGGGCCGATGATGTGCACGACGCCCTGGCGGTCGCTTTTCAGATCGTAAAGGGTCACGCCGAATTCCGCGCAGTTTTCCGTGAGTGCGTCCATCTGGGCCTTGGAAATGGGGTCCTTGATGTTATCGCGATCGTCGGTCGGGACATTGTGGTCCATGGTCGCGAACGTCAGCTCCGGCCGGCGGACCTTACGCTTGGAAAGGCGCAGTCCTTCGAAGGCCTGCGGGCTTGTAACCTCGTGGACCAGATGGCGGTCGATATAGATGAGGGTCTGCCCGTCCGAGAGGGTGGTGACCAGGTGATTTTCCCAGATTTTGTCGAAGAGGGTCTTTGCCATAAGCCCCCTAGTATAGCGGCCTCTTTTTTGAATTCCAACAAAAAACCGGCCAAAAACCCCGTTCCCAAGAAGGGTTAGGAGTGGTATCATAACCATTCATTTTCAACCGGATACGAAGGAGCTTATGTCCAAAGAATTGCCGTTTTTCAAACTCGAAGCCTCGGGAAACGATTTCGTCGTGGTCGACAACCGCCGCGCGGCACTCAAAGACCCCGTGAAGTTCACGCGCCAGGTCTGCGCGCCTCACACCGGAGTCGGCGCGGACGGCGTGCTCCTTCTCGAAAAATCCCGCAAGCAGGCCTTCAAGATGCGCATCATCAATTCCGACGGCTCCGAAGCCGAAGCGTGCGGCAACGGGTTCCGCTGCATTTCGCTCTTCGCGCATAAAAAGCTGGGGCTTCCCGCGAAGTTCGAATTCGAATCGCTGTCCGGCGTGATCCAGGCAAACGTGAAGGGCAGCCGCATCCGCGTGCGCATGGCCAAGCCCAAGGATTACCGGGCCGAAGGCGAGCTTTCCGTGGCCGGAAACCGGCTGCATTACTCGTTTATCAATACCGGCGTGCCCCACACGGTCATCTTCGTGAACAACCTGAGGGGTATCGATGTCGCACTTCTCGGACGCGCCATCCGGTATCACGAAGATTTCAAGCCCAAGGGCACGAACGTCAACTTCGTCGAAATCAAAGACAAGCACTCGATCCACGTGCGCACCTACGAGCGCGGCGTGGAACAGGAAACGCTCGCCTGCGGCAGCGGCTCG
This genomic interval carries:
- the leuD gene encoding 3-isopropylmalate dehydratase small subunit is translated as MEAFQTHRGVLAPLDTANVDTDQIIAKQFLKSIKRTGFGEYLFYDWRYKADGSPNADFPLNRPAFQKASILVARNNFGCGSSREHAVWAVHQYGFKAVIAPRKGEGNARIPGFADIFRNNSGKNGLLTVELGEAEVEEIFQMIGRFPGLEATVDLDEQRVVLHLDEEISFHFDIDPAVKKRLYHGLDDIGTTLQEKAAIDAFEKKHDAQFAAGKK
- the leuC gene encoding 3-isopropylmalate dehydratase large subunit, with product MAKTLFDKIWENHLVTTLSDGQTLIYIDRHLVHEVTSPQAFEGLRLSKRKVRRPELTFATMDHNVPTDDRDNIKDPISKAQMDALTENCAEFGVTLYDLKSDRQGVVHIIGPELGLTLPGTTIVCGDSHTSTHGAFGALAFGIGTSEVEHVLATQCLPQQRPKTFKVEFRGKMQPFVTAKDLILKMIGIIGTAGGTGYVLEYCGDAVRSLSMEARMTMCNMSIEAGARAGLIAPDEITYEYLSKGNRPFVPQGAAWDKALAFWKTLPSDAGAKYDRELVINAAEVAPQVTWGTNPGMVMDVTGRIPEPDKVPGYSKKDVEQALNYMGLKPGTPLTDIKINTIFIGSCTNGRIEDLRASAQILKGRKVAQGIRALIVPGSQAVRAQAEAEGLDKIFRAAGCDWRQSGCSMCLAMNPDQLSPGERCASTSNRNFEGRQGKGGRTHLVSPEMAAAAAVAGHFVDLRSWK
- the dapF gene encoding diaminopimelate epimerase, whose product is MSKELPFFKLEASGNDFVVVDNRRAALKDPVKFTRQVCAPHTGVGADGVLLLEKSRKQAFKMRIINSDGSEAEACGNGFRCISLFAHKKLGLPAKFEFESLSGVIQANVKGSRIRVRMAKPKDYRAEGELSVAGNRLHYSFINTGVPHTVIFVNNLRGIDVALLGRAIRYHEDFKPKGTNVNFVEIKDKHSIHVRTYERGVEQETLACGSGSTASAIISALHGRTQAPVKVKTSGGEILTIDFKVRGKEVTEAYLEGGARFVFEGKLCPFPEVKNNHA